One Micromonospora sp. WMMD1120 genomic region harbors:
- a CDS encoding NAD-dependent epimerase/dehydratase family protein produces MTPGGTPGAPGVVVVTGIGRYLGAHVAARLAADPRIERVIGVDAPDSGAEFTDLLDRVERLRVDSGSLGGLLADLDVDAVVHLALVTAPDPQHGGRSAMKDQNVIGSMQMLAACQRAPRLRKLVVRSSTAAYGVSFRDPAVFTEETEPREVPRGGFGRDILDLEGYVRGFRRRRPDVTATVLRFAPFIGSTADTTLTRYFSQPFVPTVFGRDPRLQFLHFDDALEVLHRSIVEDHPGTYNVAGPGVLSLSQAIRRAGRVAVPVFEPGLSGAAALARTMGFGRYGLDQVDLFVHGRVVDTSRLAQEYGFTPRSTAEAFEDFIKAHHGGAVVTRDQLAAAEQLVLDGIRQVRAAVRERSS; encoded by the coding sequence ATGACCCCCGGTGGCACCCCAGGTGCTCCGGGGGTTGTCGTCGTCACCGGGATCGGTCGATACCTGGGCGCCCACGTGGCGGCCCGGCTGGCCGCCGACCCGCGCATCGAGCGGGTCATCGGGGTGGACGCGCCCGACTCCGGTGCCGAGTTCACCGACCTCCTCGACCGCGTCGAGAGGCTCCGCGTCGACAGCGGTTCGCTCGGTGGCCTCCTCGCCGACCTGGACGTCGACGCGGTGGTGCACCTCGCGCTGGTCACCGCCCCCGACCCGCAGCACGGTGGCCGGTCCGCGATGAAGGACCAGAACGTCATCGGCAGCATGCAGATGCTCGCCGCCTGCCAGCGCGCGCCCCGGCTGCGCAAGCTCGTGGTCCGCTCGTCCACAGCCGCGTACGGGGTGTCGTTCCGGGACCCGGCGGTCTTCACCGAGGAGACCGAGCCCCGCGAGGTGCCGCGCGGCGGTTTCGGCCGCGACATCCTCGACCTGGAGGGGTATGTCCGGGGCTTCCGTCGCCGCCGACCCGACGTCACCGCCACGGTGCTGCGCTTCGCCCCGTTCATCGGCTCGACGGCCGACACCACGTTGACCCGCTACTTCTCGCAACCGTTCGTGCCGACAGTGTTCGGCCGGGACCCCCGCCTCCAGTTCCTGCACTTCGACGACGCGCTGGAGGTGCTGCACCGCTCGATCGTGGAGGACCATCCGGGCACCTACAACGTCGCCGGCCCCGGGGTGCTGTCGCTGTCCCAGGCGATCCGGCGCGCCGGCCGGGTGGCGGTGCCGGTGTTCGAGCCGGGCCTCTCCGGCGCCGCGGCGCTGGCCCGCACCATGGGCTTCGGCCGCTACGGCCTGGACCAGGTCGACCTGTTCGTGCACGGCCGGGTGGTCGACACCAGCCGGCTCGCGCAGGAGTACGGCTTCACCCCGCGCTCCACCGCCGAGGCGTTCGAGGACTTCATCAAGGCCCACCACGGCGGGGCGGTGGTCACCCGGGACCAGTTGGCCGCCGCCGAGCAGCTCGTCCTCGACGGAATCCGACAGGTCCGCGCCGCCGTCCGGGAGCGTTCCTCGTGA
- a CDS encoding AURKAIP1/COX24 domain-containing protein: MGSVVKKRRKRMAKKKHRKLLRKTRVQRRRLGK, encoded by the coding sequence ATGGGCTCGGTGGTCAAGAAGCGCCGTAAGCGCATGGCTAAGAAGAAGCACCGCAAGCTGCTGCGCAAGACCCGCGTCCAGCGTCGCCGTCTCGGCAAGTGA
- a CDS encoding ABC transporter permease produces MRVAEAWRVALDALRANRLRSALTMLGVIIGVASVVLLVAIGTGTKQKVEQQVEGLGSNLLLVVPGRIEVGNAPVVSPLTLKDVDAVNRVVGDPDRVAVTVASGATARAGARSDFTTVQGVLETTPAVFTRSLARGRYLTGTDVDTARRVAVLGDSVARALFPDREPLGQQVTLAGVRFRVIGVFAPLGQSLGVDRDDEVHVPVTAAQRLWGTQRVDGIAVKAPDRERIEELGERIVAELNRRHPDTEFSAVTQQQILGVLGDILGVLTGVLAAIAGISLLVGGVGVSNIMLVSVRERTREIGLRKAVGARPRDIGVQFLLEAVLLTTIGGVTGMALGVGTALLVDAFSPIPAAITWWSLALAFGVSAAVGIVFGVVPAQRAGRLDPVVALRTE; encoded by the coding sequence GTGAGGGTCGCCGAGGCGTGGCGGGTGGCGCTGGACGCGCTGCGCGCCAACCGGTTGCGCAGCGCGCTGACCATGCTCGGGGTGATCATCGGGGTGGCCTCGGTGGTCCTGCTGGTGGCCATCGGCACCGGCACCAAGCAGAAGGTCGAGCAGCAGGTCGAGGGCCTTGGTTCCAACCTGCTGCTCGTCGTCCCCGGCCGGATCGAGGTGGGCAACGCCCCGGTGGTCTCCCCGCTGACCCTCAAGGACGTGGACGCCGTCAACCGGGTGGTGGGTGACCCCGACCGGGTGGCGGTCACCGTCGCCTCCGGGGCGACCGCGCGGGCCGGTGCCCGTTCCGACTTCACCACCGTGCAGGGTGTGCTGGAGACGACGCCGGCGGTGTTCACCAGGTCGTTGGCCCGGGGCCGCTACCTCACCGGAACGGACGTGGACACCGCCCGGCGGGTGGCGGTACTCGGCGACTCGGTGGCCCGTGCGCTCTTCCCCGACCGGGAACCGCTCGGCCAGCAGGTGACGCTGGCCGGGGTGCGGTTCCGGGTGATCGGCGTCTTCGCGCCGCTCGGCCAGAGCCTGGGCGTCGACCGGGACGACGAGGTGCACGTCCCGGTGACCGCCGCGCAGCGGCTCTGGGGTACCCAGCGGGTGGACGGCATCGCGGTGAAGGCCCCGGACCGGGAGCGGATCGAGGAGCTGGGCGAACGGATCGTCGCCGAGCTGAACCGCCGGCACCCGGACACCGAGTTCAGCGCCGTCACCCAGCAACAGATCCTCGGCGTCCTCGGCGACATCCTCGGCGTCCTCACCGGCGTGCTGGCCGCCATCGCCGGCATCTCGCTGCTCGTCGGCGGGGTCGGCGTCTCCAACATCATGCTGGTCAGCGTCCGGGAACGGACCCGGGAGATCGGCCTGCGCAAGGCGGTCGGCGCGCGCCCCCGCGACATCGGGGTGCAGTTCCTGCTGGAGGCGGTGCTGCTGACCACCATCGGTGGGGTCACCGGGATGGCGTTGGGCGTGGGGACGGCTCTGCTGGTCGATGCCTTCTCGCCCATCCCGGCCGCGATCACCTGGTGGTCGTTGGCGCTCGCCTTCGGCGTGTCGGCGGCGGTGGGGATCGTCTTCGGGGTGGTCCCCGCGCAGCGCGCCGGCCGGCTCGACCCGGTGGTCGCCCTGCGCACCGAGTGA
- a CDS encoding helix-turn-helix domain-containing protein yields the protein MAGSQSDGRLSEVKFLTVAEVATVMRVSKMTVYRLVHSGELTAVRVGRSFRVPEHAVHEYLRGAFQETA from the coding sequence ATGGCCGGGTCACAGTCCGACGGGCGGCTGTCGGAGGTCAAGTTCCTTACCGTCGCGGAAGTGGCGACGGTCATGCGGGTGTCGAAGATGACCGTCTATCGCCTCGTGCACAGCGGTGAGCTCACCGCTGTGCGGGTGGGCCGGTCATTCCGGGTGCCCGAGCACGCGGTGCACGAATATCTCCGTGGTGCTTTCCAGGAGACCGCCTGA
- a CDS encoding ABC transporter ATP-binding protein: MTAGPPAIEAVDVSRTYQLDGVSVEALRGVTLVVRPGDYVALVGPSGSGKSTLMHLLGGLDRPTGGRLVIGGRDVGALTPPELATLRNETIGFVFQAFHLLPRTSAVENVALPLVYRGVSARQRRARAAAMLGRVGLGHRLDHRPNQMSGGEQQRVAIARALVTEPTVLLADEPTGNLDSVTGAAVLELLEQLNAESGVALVMVTHDQEVAARARRRITMRDGVVVADSDADAGPPTGDPSAGHDRPPSVDHSRPATLVPAPSAEPRSASGSGPGHPSGGSGGAAGATGRLPRGAEEARRGADRGTPDAERPGGAS, from the coding sequence GTGACCGCTGGTCCGCCGGCGATCGAGGCGGTGGACGTGTCCCGGACCTACCAGCTCGACGGGGTGTCCGTCGAGGCGCTGCGGGGGGTGACGCTCGTCGTGCGACCGGGGGACTATGTGGCACTGGTCGGCCCGTCCGGCTCCGGCAAGTCCACCCTGATGCACCTGCTCGGCGGGCTGGACCGGCCCACCGGTGGCCGCCTGGTGATCGGCGGGCGGGACGTCGGCGCGCTCACCCCGCCGGAGCTGGCCACCCTGCGCAACGAGACGATCGGCTTCGTCTTCCAGGCGTTCCACCTGCTGCCGCGTACGTCGGCGGTGGAGAACGTGGCGCTGCCCCTGGTCTACCGGGGCGTGTCGGCCCGGCAGCGCCGGGCACGGGCGGCGGCGATGCTCGGTCGGGTCGGCCTCGGGCACCGCCTGGACCACCGGCCCAACCAGATGTCCGGTGGTGAGCAGCAGCGGGTGGCGATCGCCCGTGCGCTGGTCACCGAGCCGACGGTGCTGCTGGCCGACGAACCCACGGGCAACCTGGACAGCGTCACCGGCGCGGCGGTGCTGGAGCTGCTGGAGCAACTGAACGCGGAGTCCGGGGTGGCGCTGGTGATGGTCACCCACGACCAGGAGGTGGCGGCCCGCGCCCGACGGCGGATCACGATGCGCGACGGCGTGGTCGTCGCGGACAGTGACGCGGACGCCGGACCCCCGACGGGCGACCCCTCCGCCGGTCATGATCGACCGCCGTCCGTTGATCACAGTCGACCTGCGACACTGGTCCCCGCTCCCAGCGCGGAGCCCCGGTCCGCGTCCGGAAGCGGCCCGGGGCACCCGTCCGGTGGCTCCGGTGGCGCCGCCGGAGCCACCGGGCGCCTTCCGCGCGGGGCCGAGGAGGCCCGGCGGGGCGCCGACCGGGGTACGCCCGACGCCGAGCGGCCCGGAGGCGCTTCGTGA